A genomic stretch from Strix aluco isolate bStrAlu1 chromosome 12, bStrAlu1.hap1, whole genome shotgun sequence includes:
- the LOC141928540 gene encoding zona pellucida sperm-binding protein 3-like codes for MGSGGSLGFALFCWVLAEAVSYSPWGFPQRNSGVLRVRGDSSWSRPHVPSFSQPSPWAWVDVSQLQAAAPLHPVAVQCQEAQMVVTVHRDLFGTGRLVKVADLTLGSAACLPVAQSTAEGTVTFVAGLHECGSTLQMTPDSLIYKTILSYKPTPSGNLVIVRTNAAVVPIECHYPRKSNVSSNAIQPTWAPFRSTLSAEERLMFSLRLMNDDWSTERISNGFQLGESLHLQADVASGDHVPLRLFVDDCVATLSPDRKSFPRYALIDLSGCLVDGRSDDTTSAFISPRPRQETLQFVVDAFKFVGDDRNLIYITCHLKVSPADQAPDPLNKACSFNKASSLWAPVEGTGDICSCCETGNCPLYGGYSRRINPPARWLGRRLKRDISSKQGGSSRAAEAEVSVGPLLILDSAQGLWSSSGGLAPAGKTPHGAAEGLPMLVQVAMLTAATVLSLTALGLFLVCRKYSYPSGVSLLQQGILNTVCKQGMVPIVRQMREELMLLTDAKWIPDSRSPVCCCLAGVILEE; via the exons ATGGGGtctggaggcagcctgggctttGCACTGTTTTGCTGGGTGCTGGCTGAAGCAGTGTCTTACAGCCCCTGGGGTTTCCCTCAACGAAATTCAGGGGTCTTGAGGGTCCGTGGGGACTCCTCTTGGAGCCGGCCTCATGTgccttccttttcccagccctcTCCCTGGGCATGGGTGGATGTGTCCCAGCTCCAGGCTGCAGCCCCGCTGCACCCTGTGGCTGTGCAGTGCCAGGAGGCACAGATGGTGGTCACAGTGCACAGGGACCTCTTTGGCACAGGGCGCCTGGTCAAGGTTGCGGACCTGACCCTGGGCTCTGCTGCTTGTCTGCCGGTGGCCCAGAGCACTGCTGAGGGCACAGTGACCTTTGTGGCTGGACTGCATGAGTGTGGCAGCACCCTGCAG ATGACCCCAGACTCCTTGATCTACAAAACAATTTTGTCCTACAAACCTACTCCTTCTGGCAACCTGGTCATTGTAAGGACCAATGCAGCTGTGGTTCCTATTGAGTGTCACTATCCCAG GAAGAGCAATGTGAGCAGCAATGCCATCCAGCCCACGTGGGCTCCCTTCCGCTCCACCCTGTCGGCAGAGGAGAGGCTGATGTTCTCCCTACGCCTCATGAATG ATGACTGGAGCACTGAGAGAATCTCCAATGGTTTCCAGCTGGGGGAAAGCCTGCACCTCCAGGCTGATGTTGCTTCTGGGGACCATGTACCTCTAAGGCTCTTTGTGGATGACTGTGTTGCTACTCTGAGTCCAGACAGGAAATCCTTTCCCCGATATGCCTTGATTGACCTCAGCGG GTGCTTGGTGGATGGGAGATCAGATGACACCACTTCAGCTTTCATCTCTCCAAGGCCGAGGCAGGAAACACTGCAGTTTGTGGTTGATGCATTCAAGTTTGTGGGAGACGACAGGAATTTG ATCTACATCACCTGCCACCTGAAGGTCTCCCCAGCTGATCAAGCCCCCGATCCATTGAACAAGGCCTGTTCCTTCAACAAAGCCAGCAGCCT TTGGGCTCCTGTGGAGGGTACTGGAGacatctgcagctgctgtgaGACTGGCAACTGTCCGTTGTATGGAGGATACTCCCGGAGAATTAACCCTCCGGCCAGATGGCTAGGGAGGCGCTTGAAGAGAGACATCTCTTCCAAGCAAG GTGGGTCCTCAAGGGCAGCAGAGGCTGAAGTTTCAGTTGGACCACTGTTAATCCTTGATTCAGCTCAGGGATTATGGAGTTCCTCTGGAGGCCTTGCACCAGCAGGGAAGACCCCACATG GTGCTGCTGAAGGACTTCCTATGCTGGTCCAAGTTGCCATGCTCACAGCAGCCACTGTACTGAGCTTAACTGCTCTTGGACTGTTTCTTGTGTGCAGAAAATATAGCTACCCTTCTGGAGTGTCACT cctccag CAAGGAATCCTGAATACTGTCTGCAAGCAAGGTATGGTTCCTATTGTCAGGCAAATGAGGGAAGAACTGATGCTGCTAACAGATGCTAAATGGATTCCTGACTCTAGAAGTCCTGTCTGCTGCTGCTTAGCAGGGGTGATACTGGAGGAGTGA